DNA from Halanaerobiaceae bacterium ANBcell28:
ATTAAAGAATTACAGGCTAAAGTTCAATTTAAAGTTGCTATGAATAATTCAGGATTAAAGATAGATGGGACCACCCCTATCGTCATTGGTTATTTACACCTAGCGAGTTTGAATATGATGAAACCAAGGTGAAAAATTATGCAAAATAAAAAGCCCCATTTTACCTACTAAGTATCCCAAGTGGAACTTGAGACTTCGGATCAACAGGGCTTATTTTTATCTGACATAATTATATCGCATGTATATTAAAATGTCAATATTTTTTTACTATACAACTTAATGGAATACAAAGAGCTAACTATATTATAATTAGCAACAACGGCCACAATCCCCGTCACATAAGCAAAATGGTGGGACTAGCAGGAGTCGAACCTGCGGCCTACAGATTAGGAATCTGTCGCTCTATCCTGCTGAGCTATAGCCCCATGTTAAGGATTAATCCACAAAAGAACTTGCAAATTATCCCCTTGACAATAATAAATTATACAGGGATTTAGAAGTCTTGTCAAGTAAAAAGATGTCACAATAAGCATCAAATTAACTATAGATACTATAAGATAAAGCAATTAAAGAAAGCAGTTACTTTTGCCTTTTTAATTGCCTTTTTAATATCTTCATCATATCTTCTCTTGCTTTTATCTTTGGTAATTGATGCAGAGAATTATTAGCTCTATCTAGGAATTTCTTTCCCAACTCTTTACTATCCTTCAATGCTCCACTTTCTACAACCCTTTGAGATATAATATTGACATCTCCAACATCAAGTAAGTCTTTCGATAAGATACTCCTTGCTTCAGCGCTAAAATCTTTCTTTTGCATTAAATAAATAACAGGTAATGTATAAATACCTGCAATTAAATCCTGGCCCATCTTTTTACCAGTCTTTTCTTCCTGACCTACAAAATCTAGTAGATCATCTTGTATTTGGAAGGTCATACCTAACTCCAAAGCAAAATTGTATAATAAGGACAAATTCTTTGATCTAAGACCAGATTCATATCCTCCCATATATGTACTTACGGCAAACAAAAGAGCCGTCTTTCTTCTTATTCTCCTCAAATAATCATTAATACTCACATCGAGTATGTATTTCTCCTCATATTGATGTATTTCACCTTCACAAACCAAACTAATGGTTTTATTTAGTCTCTTAAGTGAATGCCTGGACAAATTCTGTGAAAAAAGATCATTTGCCTTTGTTAGCAAAAAGTCACCAACAAATACAGCAACATTCTTGCCAAAACGTTCCTGAGCAGTAACTTCTCCTCTTCTTAGTATAGCTTCATCTATAATATCATCATGAACTAATGTAGCCATATGAAGCAATTCAATACCAGCTGCAATCGGGAGCAATTCTTTTTCCTCACTTTGACCGAATTTACTTGCCCAAAAAAACATAATAGGACGTAGGCGCTTCCCACCACCCATAATCAAATCCTCTACCGCTGTATTTATAATATTTCTTCTTGAATGACAATGATCTAACATATAATTATTTAAATTATTACGAAATTTTTTAAATCTATCCATAAAAATCACTTCCCTATGCAAGCACTTATTTTCATGTAATTTCTAAAAAGTAAATAATAATGTAAAAATACTAGTCTAAAAAATAAAAATCTGTATTTTCTATCTTTATATTATCTTTTAACCCACTAGAAAGAATTATGCCTAAATCTTCTCTTATTATCATAGCTTCTGTCCCTTCCAGACTCTCTACAAGTTCCATACTCTCCTCTGGACTAGACATAAAAATAATTGTAGACAATGCATCTGCATCCATTGAATTATCACTTATGATACTTGTGCTAATATTACCACTGCGAGCAGGATATCCAGTCACAGGGTCAAAGATATGGTGATACAATATGTCATCCTCTACAAAATAACGTTCGTAATTACCTGATGTAACAATTGTCTTATTACTAAGTTCTATACCTGCCATCACATTGCCTCTATTATGTCTAGGATCTTGAATACCTATATTCCATGGTCTTTCATCTGGTCGATTACCTATAACATATATATTACCACCAATATCGATATAAGCAGAATCTATTTGATGCTCTTCTACTATATCTTTAACAATATCAGCAGCATATCCCTTAGCTATTCCTCCCAGGTCAATACTCATTCCTTCTCTACTCAAAAAAACAGTATTCTCCTTCTCATTTAATTCTATCCACTTATAATTAACTTTATTAATAGCATTAGCAATTTCTATCTCAGATGGAATACGTGCATTAGCAGACCCTATACCCCATAGTTTAACTAAAGGACCAATACTGGGATCAAACTTACCTTCACTTAATTTTGCATAGTCTATAGCCCGTTTGATAAGCATAAATGTCTCGTCATCAACTTTAACTGCTTCCCTACCAGCATTTTTATTTATCTGATAAACATAACTCTGCTCAATATTAACACTCATCTTATTTTCTATATCACGTATTCGATCAAAGCTCTTATTTATTATTTCCCTAGCATTATCATCATAAACTCGCATTTGAATAAAGGTGTTCATAATATAGGCACTGGAAGTAACCCTAAAATCATCTGATCTAAATAAAAACAAAGTTAAAAAAAGTAAAATGATAATTATAAATACTATCATAATTTTATGTACCATCATAATCACCCAAATCATTTATTTTAATTATTAAGATCTAAACATTAATTTATCTTTAGTATAAGTTAATTTGATTTTCATGTCAATAGATTAACAATGTAAGTTTTTTTGTGCAAAATATCACTTATTGTTAATCTAAAATCTTGTAATTGTGAGCATTTAAGCTAAATACTATTTTCACAAAGTATATTTTTATCTGCATTTTAGAATATTTTTAAAGTTTTTTACTTATATTTTAAAATATATAAGTAATTTCATACCTAGATTAGTCACTAGTAATAACACATTGATTTTTTTCCTTCATTTGCACAACAATTATACTATTTTCTCTAACAAACGTCAAGAAAAACACAAAAATGTATTGCATTTATGCTTAATTATGGTATAATTAAATTGTTAAAAAAATAACTTAATAAAGTTTTTCGCAATATTTTTTATAAAATTAAATATTTGTGAAAAAATTAATAAACCAAGAGGAGGTTATTATGAGTAAAAACATTGTTATTTTAGGAGCTGGTTACGCCGGTATTGAAGCAGCTAAGAAACTAAACAAATTTTTAAAAAAGGATCCCGAATGCACTATTACATTAATCGATAACAATCCTTATCATACCTTATTAACAGAATTGCATGAAGTTGCAGGGAATAGAATTGACAGTTCTGATGTCAAGGTAAGTCTTACAGAAATATTCGAATCAACAAGAGTAAATGTAGTAGTAGATTATATCTCAGATATTGATTTTGATAATCAATTACTTATATCAAAAGATTTCAATTATAATTATGATTATTTAATTCTGGGAACAGGTAGTAAGGCAAGTAATTGTGGGGTTGAAGGAGTTAAAGAGAACTGCTTTACACTCTGGTCTCTAGAAGATGCTGAGAATATCAATCAACATATTAGAGATTGTTTCCAAAAAGCAAGCCTATCAGATGACCCTGAGATAAAAAGGGAATTATTAACATTCACAGTTGCAGGTGGAGGTTTTACTGGGATAGAGATGATGGGAGAACTAATCGAATGGTTAGATGACCTATGCTATAAATATGAAATTTCCCGCGAAGAAGTAGATCTTTACTTAATAGAAGGATTAAAGGAGATATTGCCTAATATAAACAGTAAATTAGCAGAACGATCCAAAAAATTCCTGGAGGATAAAGGTGTTAATGTAATTCTAGGATCATTTATTGATAGAGTAAATTCCGATAGTATAGTTTTACAAAACGGAAAAGAAATTTTAACTAGAACAGTATTATGGAATTGTGGAGTTAATGCATCTGACACAGCAGCTAGTCTTAATTTACAGGCAGATAAAGCAGGTAGAATAAAAGTAAATGAATATTTACATACAATAGATTATCCTGAGGTATATGCTGTTGGTGACAATGCTTCTGCAGCCTGGACAGATAAAGAAATCTTACCAGCTCTTGTTGAAGCAGCTTTACAAACAGGTGAAACAGCTGCAAAAAATATTGCTGCAGATATTAAGGGTGAAGAAAAAGAAAAATTTGAAGCTAATTACCACGGAATAATGGTTTCTATTGGAAGCAGTTTCGCAGTTGCCGATGTTATGGGCAAGTCTTTAAAAGGCTTTCCTGCTATGTTCATGAAACATATGATAAATATGCATTATCTATTTGGACTAGGTGGTATTAAAAACGGATTTAGCTATGTTTGGACTTATTTAAAAGAACAAAGCAAAGGAGAAAGTGATACAGCCCAACTATTTGGACATATAAGCTCAAGTGGCTATTCATTTTTATTTGCTTTTCTACGTATTTTCCTTGGAGTACAATGGTTCTTAGCTGGTCTAAGTAAGGTAAGAGATGGCTGGCTTAGCTATGGAGATAAATTAGTATCTGGAGCAACAACATCTCCTATTGGACCTAATCCTGTTGGCTGGTATGTAAGCTTTATAGAGGCATTTGTTTTTGAATATCCTCTATTATTTCAAAATATGATTACTATAGGAGAGTTAGCTCTTGGACTAATGCTAATACTTGGCATATTTGTCCCATTAGGAGCTCTTGGATCTGTCTTTATGTCAGTTAACTTCTTCTTATCCGGCTTTTATCCTGAAAACCCAACATTACCATGGTACTTATTTGCTTCTATTGCATGTATTGGTGCTGGGCAATCATTAAGTGTAGATTATTATTTATTTCCATGGTTAAAGAAAACTCTTTGGGGTAAAAAGAAAAATAAAAATCAAGATTTTGAAAAGCTAGTTAACAGTAATAAAGTAAAGATTGATCAAAATTAGTTCGTTTTTTAAATGCCAATTAATAAGATAAAAACGAAAACTTATGTTTTGAAATTTAAAAGGCTATCTCAATTTATTTTGAGATAGCCTTTTTTATTCAAATAATTTATCTTCTTAGCTAAATAAACGAATATAAGTATATTTTAAAATCATATATTTAATTAAAGCATATTAATTTATAATTCAAACTTCATCTTTAAACCTAGGGGGACTAAAATGTTTAAAATAGAAAACATACTTTATGCGATGATTACTTTAAGAATCATTTCAAGCTTAATTGAACTAAGTGCGGCTTATTTAATGTACCATTTTAAAAGTGTGCAAACCGCAATAAGAATTAATGCTTTTTTAGGTATGGTAGGCCCTATCATCCTGATATTAGTAACTTTTATAGGATTAGTTGATATTAGCACTCAAATAAATATTAAAAATATAGTGCTAATAGCTTTAGGTGTAATTCTCATTTTAATAGGTACTAGATAACTATATAGAAGAACTGAATATTTTCCTAACTTTCCACTTCATATGCTTAGCCGTTTTTAGAAAGACAGGCTTTTCATAATTTTTTCTTTCTTCAAGAAATGCTACATAATATATCCGATTATCTTTTTCTTTGGCTTTTTTAAAAGTATAAGCATTATAAACATCTACTTGCTTAAAACCTACCTTTTTTAAACTTTGTATCACATCTCTAATAGGGTACCCACGTTCTTGATGAAACTCTTCAAAGTAATCCCCTTTATCATATAAATAGATTTTTAATTTAACCTTCCATAATCCATTAGTTTTATCAACAATGTCCTCCCAGATACAGGAATAATTATCACCATTTAATACAGTTGTACCCTCCTTGATGCTCATTAATCTATTGATAGTATTCATATCAAATATAAAGCAAGCATCTTTTTTGAGCACATTATAAGTATTTTGAAACACCTTCTGTAAACTATTAATATCTAATATATAATTCATACTGTCAAAAAGGCAAAATACTAAATCAAATTTATCTTTTAAGTTAAAATCTTTTAAATCTCCTTGAATCAAATCAATACTTTGCCCAGCTGACTCTATTTTTTTTGCTGCGATACTCAACATTTCATTAGAAATATCCAGTCCACTTACTTGATATGCATTTCTAGCAAAAAGAAGACTCATATTTGCAGTTCCACATGCTAATTCTAAGACTTTTTTTGCTTCAAATTGATAGTAATTCATTATATCGTGCAGATAATCATACCAAATAGTGTAAGGGACACCTCCCATTATATCATCATATATAGTAGCAAAAGATGCAGTATAAGCTCTATCCTCCATTAATAATCACCTTATT
Protein-coding regions in this window:
- a CDS encoding polyprenyl synthetase family protein, coding for MDRFKKFRNNLNNYMLDHCHSRRNIINTAVEDLIMGGGKRLRPIMFFWASKFGQSEEKELLPIAAGIELLHMATLVHDDIIDEAILRRGEVTAQERFGKNVAVFVGDFLLTKANDLFSQNLSRHSLKRLNKTISLVCEGEIHQYEEKYILDVSINDYLRRIRRKTALLFAVSTYMGGYESGLRSKNLSLLYNFALELGMTFQIQDDLLDFVGQEEKTGKKMGQDLIAGIYTLPVIYLMQKKDFSAEARSILSKDLLDVGDVNIISQRVVESGALKDSKELGKKFLDRANNSLHQLPKIKAREDMMKILKRQLKRQK
- a CDS encoding FAD:protein FMN transferase is translated as MVHKIMIVFIIIILLFLTLFLFRSDDFRVTSSAYIMNTFIQMRVYDDNAREIINKSFDRIRDIENKMSVNIEQSYVYQINKNAGREAVKVDDETFMLIKRAIDYAKLSEGKFDPSIGPLVKLWGIGSANARIPSEIEIANAINKVNYKWIELNEKENTVFLSREGMSIDLGGIAKGYAADIVKDIVEEHQIDSAYIDIGGNIYVIGNRPDERPWNIGIQDPRHNRGNVMAGIELSNKTIVTSGNYERYFVEDDILYHHIFDPVTGYPARSGNISTSIISDNSMDADALSTIIFMSSPEESMELVESLEGTEAMIIREDLGIILSSGLKDNIKIENTDFYFLD
- a CDS encoding FAD-dependent oxidoreductase codes for the protein MSKNIVILGAGYAGIEAAKKLNKFLKKDPECTITLIDNNPYHTLLTELHEVAGNRIDSSDVKVSLTEIFESTRVNVVVDYISDIDFDNQLLISKDFNYNYDYLILGTGSKASNCGVEGVKENCFTLWSLEDAENINQHIRDCFQKASLSDDPEIKRELLTFTVAGGGFTGIEMMGELIEWLDDLCYKYEISREEVDLYLIEGLKEILPNINSKLAERSKKFLEDKGVNVILGSFIDRVNSDSIVLQNGKEILTRTVLWNCGVNASDTAASLNLQADKAGRIKVNEYLHTIDYPEVYAVGDNASAAWTDKEILPALVEAALQTGETAAKNIAADIKGEEKEKFEANYHGIMVSIGSSFAVADVMGKSLKGFPAMFMKHMINMHYLFGLGGIKNGFSYVWTYLKEQSKGESDTAQLFGHISSSGYSFLFAFLRIFLGVQWFLAGLSKVRDGWLSYGDKLVSGATTSPIGPNPVGWYVSFIEAFVFEYPLLFQNMITIGELALGLMLILGIFVPLGALGSVFMSVNFFLSGFYPENPTLPWYLFASIACIGAGQSLSVDYYLFPWLKKTLWGKKKNKNQDFEKLVNSNKVKIDQN
- a CDS encoding YqhV family protein, producing the protein MFKIENILYAMITLRIISSLIELSAAYLMYHFKSVQTAIRINAFLGMVGPIILILVTFIGLVDISTQINIKNIVLIALGVILILIGTR
- a CDS encoding class I SAM-dependent methyltransferase encodes the protein MEDRAYTASFATIYDDIMGGVPYTIWYDYLHDIMNYYQFEAKKVLELACGTANMSLLFARNAYQVSGLDISNEMLSIAAKKIESAGQSIDLIQGDLKDFNLKDKFDLVFCLFDSMNYILDINSLQKVFQNTYNVLKKDACFIFDMNTINRLMSIKEGTTVLNGDNYSCIWEDIVDKTNGLWKVKLKIYLYDKGDYFEEFHQERGYPIRDVIQSLKKVGFKQVDVYNAYTFKKAKEKDNRIYYVAFLEERKNYEKPVFLKTAKHMKWKVRKIFSSSI